Part of the Nicotiana sylvestris chromosome 5, ASM39365v2, whole genome shotgun sequence genome is shown below.
GAAGTGATTtttggcctcgagtaggtccgttatgTGCTTTGGAACTCGTTGGTACTCATACAGGGCCCTAGGGCCCCGGGTGTAATTCGGATTGAATCATATCATTTGGGACTTCTATTGATTTGCTGGAAGTGCTACTGTTCTGGTATCATCGCACCTGCGGAGGGTTTGGCCAATAGTGCGGACACGCAAGTGCGTGAGAATTGATCACATAAGCAGCCTTGAGTGAGCTTGGCAGTGATCGTAGATGCAAGGTTCTTTCCACATCTGCAAGCTCGCAGCTGTGAGGAAATTGGTCGCAAATGTGGATGAGGCCAGAAAGGCCTAGGGTCACAAGAGAGGAGGTCCCTCCACAAGCGCGAATGCGCAGATGCGCCCAATTTCCACAGAAGCGCATGCACATGTGTGCATGTATCTCCACAGGTGCGAACCTATGCCCGCAGAAGCAAAGATCGCCAGGCAGAATTGATTATGTAGGACTTGGTCCCTTTTCCCTCATTTTTCACTTGGTCTTGAGAGAATTTGAGAGCATTTTATGGGGGGTTCTCATCAAAATCAACTGGTAAGTGAACCTTATCAATTCTTGAGTTAAATACACTTATTATGGGTAGATTCACCATGAAATTAAGGGGAAAAAAATTGTGAGATTTTATTAGAACCTAGGGTTTGGTAAAAAAAATAAGATTTGACCACAAAATTGAATATGTAATTGGGAATAAGATATATAATTGACTTCGTGTATTcgaaaatttccggaatccgagcacgtgggctGGGGGTGAATTTTAGAAATCTTCCAAattgggttgggtaattactctaatggataaattatgaacttttgagaGTATAATTAATAGTTTATACGACTTTTGGATGTTTTGGAGTCCTTATCATCGTTTGAGAAGTTCTAGTGAGGTTGAAGAGCCAAATTGAGGACTTGGAatcgaggtaagtctcttgcctaaccttgtaagagggaacttATTCCCTTAGGTGTGTTTATTGTTGTGTGTTACTTGTTGAGGGGAGCTGCATACGCACGGGGTGATGATAGTCTTTACGTAGCTATATTCATAATATGTCCGGGTAGATATAGATTCACATCATGCCTTTTATTGTGCTATTTTATGCGTATCATGTGtattaattatcttgattagGACTAAAATGGAAAATTTTGATTAAAGATACCGACTTAGTCTCTTACTTTAGAAAAATTGGGAAATACTTGATAAAATATAAATCTGTGTCTTCTCGTACCGCAAGTGTTTTCGAGAGCGAGGTAAATTtcactactcttatgggatctgGACGTTCACCTCACATGATGGTAACACTACCCTTATGTGATCAGGTCATTCTCCTCAGCATAATGGTAACAGAACATTTATGGGATAGGGTCATTTGCTTCTGCATGATGGTAACACTACTCTTATGGATCGGGCTGTTAACCTCGGCATGACGGTAacactactcttatgggatcgggtcgttcacCTTGGCATGATGGTAACACTACTCTTATGGGGTCAGGTCGTTCACCTCGCAATTGGGTAATACTATTTTTATGGGATCAGGTTGTTCGCCTCAACAGTACTAAGTACCACTATTcctatgggatcgggtcgttcgcctcggcaacTTCATGCTTAATGAATTTGAAACTGGATTTTGTATGGTAACTAATGAGTTAGCGCCTTCAAGGCCGATTATGACAGGTTTAGGGATTTGATATAGGCTCATGTGTGGAATTACTATAGTTACTTTTATTTTCTTCGTTGCTACTTGTCGTACACACACGTTGTCTACTTTATGTATTTCCATTATTATTTGACCTCTAGTAAGTGTTAAAttgacccctcatcactacttcttcgagggtagactggatacttattgggtacggATTATTTTCCGTACTCAagctacacttctgcactgaaTGTGCATGTACTACTAGTGGTCACGCGGGTGCGTAGCAAATCCTCTAGGAGACTGGTGAGCCACTTGCCTTGCTATGATCTGCAGCATTGGAGTCTCCCTCTACCCTGCTTAttatttctgtctatcactttcaGACAGTAGTCGTATTAAGTTTGCATATTCTCTagattgctcatgtacttgtggcGCCAGGTTTTGGGGACTTTTAGCATTTCTGATTTACTTATCATTTCTATCACTATAGTGGATGTACTTATTATGCTGGTATTTTGCTAAGAAAAGAGTATGTTCGGTCGCAtgagattttacatattttgttattttaaaacttttgttttaaatgttaaaaagggGTAAATAAATTGTAGTTTCACTTGCGGGCTTGTCTAATGGCGACGTTAGGTGCCATCGCAACCTATTATGGGTTTTTGGTTGTGAcatgtgattagtttcaaaatctgaGTCCAAATTGACTCTCAAACCttaatttcttatttttcaaatttttttcccAAAGTTTCACAAAATTTTACTTCGATTCAAacgattttgatgttaaaatctaagatatGTTGATGGAATATTATTAGATATatattagaatcacttacccagggtttgtaggtgaaaatcccctctccaaATCACTTCCTACCGAGCCTAAGGTTCAAAAATGAGAAATGAGTTTAAAAATCCCGTCTCCTAGCCCTTTAACCAGCTGTAGATGTCACATTTGTGATACAGGGTTTGCATTTGTGAACCCTCATAATTGCGAACCACGACTCACGTTTGTGAACCCTGACAGACTCAGTATTCATCGCAATTGCAATGGAGTCTTCACAATTGCAAACTCGAGGTACATCGCAAAAACGAACAATAGTTTGCAAATGTAAACTTATCTAGAATCATGTttgcttcgcaaatgtgaaggggAGGTCACATTTGCGACAACTGCCACCTTCTGtcaccttcgcaaatgcgactctgGTGTTCGCAATTACAATACCAAAGCACCAGACACCAGATTTTCCAACTTCAGTCCAAAACATTTCGGATTATGTCTGAAAtgcatccgagccctcggggctccaaatcaaaaattcacacaagtctaaaaacatcatacaaactcgctcgcTTTATCAgaacacaaaaataacatctaaaaataTGAATTGAACTCTAAAATGCATGAAATTCAAGGAAattttcaagaacttctagaattacAATTAAACAtctgaatcctatcaaatcaattcCAAAGGACAACAAATTTTGCAGAAAGTTCTAAATACAATAACAGACCTATTCTaagtcccaaaatcaaattcTGAACTCGATAGCTAAAAGTCAACCTACGATAatacttttaaaattttaattgccAAATTTTGGTAAATCAACACAAATCAACTTACAGACTTCCAAGTTcaattttgggcatacgcccaagttcaaaATCACGATATGGAGCTATAAAAATATATTTCCAGGGTTGTTTCGCTAAAGTAAAAGTTTGGTCAAcattttctttcttaaacttttAAGTAAAAAATCAAGGGTCCAAATAAACCCGAAAGTTTCCCAGAACGAAACTAACCAAGCTCAAAATTTATAAAATCGTAAACACACAAGTATGCAGAAATAGAAGGGTAACTAGGCACAATTTCACAAAACGACCAATCGGGTCATTATATTCTCCCTtcttaaaacaaacgttcgtccttgaacgtgcaTAAGGACATACCTGAAGTGTTGAATAGATGAAGATAATGACTATGCATGTCTTGCTCGGCCTCCCAGGTCGCATCCTCGACAGGATGACCCCTCCgttgaaccttcactgaagcaacATCCATTGATCCCAATTTCTGGACATGTCTATCCAATATCGCCATaggctcctcaatataagtcGAATCCTCATCTAATTGGACTGTGCTGAAGTCTAGAACATGAGACGAATTTCCataatactttcggagcataaaGACATGGAACACCGGATGAACCGCagataaactaggtggcaaggaAAGCTTGTAGGCCACCTTTCCAATCCtctcaaaaggtccaatatacctagggctcaagtTGTCCTTCTTTTCGAACCTCATCACAACCTTCATGGATGAAACCtggagcaagacccgctctctaaccatgaatgcaacatcacgaaccttctgatccgcataactcttctatctagatTAGGCTATACGAAGTCGATCCTAGATAATCTTTACCTAATTCAAAGCATCTCAAACCAGATTCATGCCTAATAACTTAGCCTCTCCCGGTGTCATGACACAAACTCGGGAAACACGATCGGGGCTCAACCGAGTAAATCCTGTCGAGCAATACTTTTAGATACTTTCTACCCAAACTCACTCATGAACAAGGAGAAAACATATCCGCATTAATTAGACAATAGGGAGGTCATgaattgtcacgccccaaaaaccgaggggcacgaccggcgctcgaccgggtagcccccaGCCCAGCAAACCTGGGTGcttttcctattccacgtgataccctgcgtttccatcacccattaaccaagtgaaatatccatttataaatttaaacacattcttacgagatttacataacatacatagttacttagcgtggtttaccagttatactgcccaaaatacataagtacataacccatgtttcctgtctacggagcctctaaatacaactgaagaataatacggaaatgccggcaacaaggctctggctataccttacacaaataccaaaataataccCCGGAAAGAAATGCGACATGAGCCACGCAGGAccccgagaggaaaggggctcaccaattcagCTGACGGGAGGTAAAGGAGTGCTACTGTTGGTGGGCTGAAGTacctgttatggaaccacctaAAATCATAATACAaacgtagcgcccccggcaaaagggacgtcagtacatttgaattgtactggtatgtataaacaaactttaccccaagtaaaatcaagaagtACACaaataacaaacagtaatagaatcaacaatcaaatgcacatgaaaggaaccaCCAGAGCCAAACAACTCTACagtctctccttttcccctttcaacattatttcatcatatcaatggtttcacaactttcacatatttttattccaatagtgatttcgatcacttttccacccttattacctcggccacccttattaccaCAACCCATACCTTATTACTTCATGTTGCAGCACGCAACCTGATCCCAGCAGACAATCATatttcacacaacaacaacaacaattcacaaagagtgttcataaacatcaataccaattCCAACATATACAATAACCCGTACACAATTCAAGTCACAATGATAATTGCCCACAACAAGTCACATATGATAGTGCCACAGTTGATTCAATTGTATCAATTActatttctttccattgtttgttcCACAACTCTTACCACGTAACACATTCATACCCACACGCACTTGTGTTATTGCCATTTTACTCATACCACAATAATGGAAaacttaaccaacaacgttcaaggcACATTAATCATAGGAATTTCAcaaatagtccacataagtaacacataccaaCTACCCGTACAccaacaaggtgactttacaaaggttaaagttagccatacatacctggagTCGAATTCCCTTTTTAACTTCTACTTTCAATTCACCAACAGCCTAGTACCGTCAATGTAGATCACAAGTTAGCACATATAacatagaattgaagttcacaaactcagCCCGAACTTACTTAGGTTTCCAATCTctcttttgcaaatctttagttctacccaattcctcttactagattctaggttttaaaggacatgcatgCGTATCTCAACTTCTATTTTCAAGAATTAACGCATGAGAGACCCCTTTTTTGTTTAAATCTAAAAACAATGAAAAATGGTTGAGATTTTACCTTCAAGAACGGAGatgaagacaattacttgaaattccccgACCCGAGTgactttgaaaaatcaaattgaTGGAGACAAGACTTTCTCTCTCAAGAATCCTCTAttccctctctctagttttgttcagaaaataGGTTAAAATAAGGGGCTGGGGTGTTTTATTGAAAAAGGGGtcaggtttaaaatttagaaaattggagcccgggttaggtatgcgatcgcactttgcgatcgcagagtggaaatgcgatccgcagaatggaccgcaaaagtgctcccaaaatctgaacacactACCTGGGTATGCGGAAGAAATGTGGTCCGCGTActcgttctgcggtcgcataatgcaccacagaactgcccctcacaaaaatcccaagggaaatatgcgacgactatgcggtccgcatatcggttatgcgatcacATATCAGGTCACAGATTTAACTTCCaatttgaccaacacactgactcactttgcggcgattatgcggtccACATACTTGATATGCAACAgcattctcgaccgcagaatcGCATTTTCTAGAAAATAGTATTTCCTGACCTTTTTATAGCATAGGTTAGTACAAAAGGTCCGAACTACCGGGTTTTGAGTACAagatttcacggggccttacatcctcccccacttaaaatcattcgtccttgaatgagcATTTTGGAAATCGGTTGGTTTTGAAAACATGAAATTCAAACTCCTTTTTTGaaattttgccagagtttcctttgtaattagacttatctacctgtcagagagcccccAAAACATTATTTCCAAGCACCATTACGCTATCCCTATTATCCCTATATCTGGTATACAATTCATTACCTCAACACCTGCACATAATTTGGCCACTTTAATGAGTTCCATACAGTCCAACCACTTCAATACACTATACGCATTTCAATTAATCATTACAATCTACACTACCTTTAATCATTCACTTATCACATGAGTTCCTACAAAACTTTCACTTACCAAAAAGGGGCTTGCACATGACTCAattaatcacaacacatacaattCTTGCACAACTTGAGGAGCTACAATAGTAAAGCATTTAGGAAAAAATATGGGGTGTCTTTGCACCAGATTGAACACAACATCAATTTACTTAGAGACAAGAGTTCGCACGATCACTATTAGACTTGTTCAAACAGATGTggatatttttctttcatttcacttTCCGCTTCCCACGTGGCTTCCTCGACTTGTTGACTTTGCCATAGCACTTTAACTAAAGCAACTTCCTTGTTTCTCAATttgcggacttgcctatcaagaatagcGACCGaaatttcttcatatgataactCTTCATTGACCTCGATAGCCTCGATTGGCACGATGGTGGATGGGTCTCCAACTACTTTctttaacatagacacatggaacaccgggTGCACTAATGACATTTCAGGGGGCAATTCAAGTCTATAGGCCACCTGTCCTATCATTTGAGTGACCCGATACGGCCCGACATATCTAGGACTCAACTTCCcattcttcccaaatcgcatgacTCCCTTCATAGGAGATACCCTCAAGAACACCCAATCATCTACTTGGAATTCTAATTTTCTTCGACGAATGTCCGCATAAGATTTCTGGCGACTCTGAGCAGCTTTCAGCCTTTCCAGAATGATTTTAACTTTTTCCATACCTGGTGCACGAGATCTGGCCCTAACAATTCTGCTTCAcccacttcgaaccatccaatcggagacctAAATCTCCTCCCGTACAATGCCTCAAACGGAGTCATCTGAATAATAACATGGAAGCTGTTATTGTAAgaaaattctataagtggcaagtgatcatcccaattacctttaAAATCCAAGACACAAGCCCGTAACATATCTTCAagcatctgaatagtccgctccgcTTGACCGTCAGTCTGCGAATGGAAAGTcgtgctgagattcacctgagtacccaaaccttactgaaatttcttccaaaaattagctgtgaactgggcccctcgatctgaaataaTAGAAAGTGGAGTGCCATGAAGCcttactatttccttgatatacagtTAAGCATATTGTTCCGCAGTATCCGTGGACTTGACTAGCAAAAAGTGAGCTGATTTGGTGAGTCGATCCACTATTACCTAAATTAAGTCGAACTTGCATTGAGTGCGAGGTAATCCTACCacgaaatccatgttgatcatctcccatttccacattggtatTTCCACAAGCTGAGTTAACCCACCGGGCCGCTGGTGCTCAGCTTTTACTTGCTAACACTTCGGACATTTAGATACAAAGTCCGCCACACCCCTCTTTATACTGTTCCACCAagaaatttccttgagatcacgatacattttcgtagaacctgggtgcacagaatacctggaattatgaGCCTCCTCCATTACCCTCCCCCAAAGATTATCCACATCTGGAACACATAGCGTACCTTGACATTGTAATACACCATCCTCACGACCGAGTGAAAATGTCGAAGTCTTGTTATTCAATACTGCCTCTTTCATCTGTGCTAATGTTGGATCAATGAGCTGCTTTTCCTTGACTTCCGCTACCAGTGACGATTCTGCTCCATTATGCACCATAACCTTCCCCTCGTCTGAGCTCGAAATACGAACCCCCAGACTGGCCAATTGATAAATCTCACGAGCCAAAGGCCTCTGATCCGCTCCCAAATGAGCCAGACTACCCAGGGACTTCCGACTGAGAGCGTCGGCCATCACATTCgcctttcctggatggtataaaatgtccatatcataatccttgatcaattctaaccaccgccgctgccttaaattcaactccttctgcttgaacaaatattgtagACTCTTATGGTCCGAGaacacatccacatggaccccataaagataatgctgccatattttcaaggcaaatacaactgccgcaagctccaaatcatgcgtcggataattcttctcgtgattcttgagttgccttgaagcatacgctataaccttcccatgttgcatcaacacacaccccaaACCGACCCTGGAGGCATCGCAATAAACCACAAATCCTTTCATGCCTTCCGGCACGGTCAATCTCGACTTCAATTCCTGAAAACGTTTCTCACAAACGtcggaccattggaacttaattGCTTTTTGCGTCAACTTAGTCAAAGGGGAGGCGAGGGTAGAGAATCTCTCCACAAACCTCCGATAATACCCTGCTAAACCCAAAAAGATACAGATCTCCGTCGGggtcgtgggtctaggccaatcttTTACTACTGCTATCTTCTGAGGATCAACTTGAATCTCTTCACTGGAAACAACATGGCCCAGAAAGGTAACGGACTCcaaccaaaattcatattttgaaaatttagcatacaactgatgCTGATAAAGggtctgcagaactgccctgaggtgattggcatgatcctcccggctccgtgaataaacaaggatgtcatcaatgaaaacaatcacaaaggagtctagaaatggcttgaagacccgattcataagatccatgaaagctgtcgaggcgttggttagcccaaaagacatgaccaAGAATTCAAAGTGACCATAGCGAGTTCTGAAAGCGGTTTTAGGAATATCATGttctctgatcttcaattggtgatacccggacCGTAGATCAATTTTGGAAAAGAACCTCACACCTTGcaattggtcaaacaaatcatctatccgaggcaaaggatatttattcttgatggtgaccttgttaagttgccgataatcaatacacatccggagcgacccatccttctttctgacaaaaagaaccggggcaccccacggtgacacacttggCCGTATGAACCCATTTTCTAATAAATCCTTCAGCTATTCCTTTAACTCCCTCAACTCCGCTGGCGCCATtctgtatggtggaatagatattAGTCATGTATCTGGAAATACATCAATCccgaaatcaatctccctatctggcGGGTTCCCTGGAAGCTCATCCGGAAACACTTCAAGAAACACCTTCACGACTGGCACGGACTCGGGGACAGACACTTTTCAAGTGGTGTCCGCCACCTAGACCAAATGGTAGATACACCCCTTCCTAATCATCTTCGaagccttaaggtaggaaataaacctacctttcggcacCCAATTTCCGTTCCACTCAATAACTGGCTCATTAGGGAACTCAAGCCTCATGACTCTCATTCGGCAGTCAAGTTTAGCAAAGCGTGAATAAAGccagtccattcccataatcacatcaaaatccaccatttcaAGCTCAATAAAATCGGCCGTGGTAGCACGACCACATACCATGACAACGCAATTCCTATAAACTCGCGTGGCTGTAATAGAATCACCAACCGGAGTCGATATAGAGAACGACTCATGAAGCAGTTCGGGTTCTACCCCAAAACTTGAAGCAATGAATGGGGTGACATAAGACAAAGAGGACCCCggatcaataagagcataacAATAAATGGCCTGAATAGACAAGATACCTGTAGCAACATATGGGGAGGCCTCTGCACTCTGGCGACCACTCAAGGCGTATAACCGGCTGGATAAACCTCTATCATGAGCTCCACCCCTATCTACACCGCTTCCTGCGGGGGCTGGAGGACGCACGAATGATGGGGCAGCTGAAGAACCGGATGACTGAGCAAATCCCCCACCCATGCCCTGACTGGGAGCATGACAGTCCCGCTGGATATGACCTCTCGCCCCGCATCTATAACACACCGGAATATCCAAATAATAAGTCTTCAGAATGGAACCTCCCACACTTGGGGCATTAATCCCTCCCCTGCTGCAGTGATCTCCCTCCGGGATGACTGAAATGATGGGGTCTCCTACTGTCTGAACCTGATCTCAAGTGACTGCCCTGCTAATAACTGTGCATCGATGGCGGTGTGCTTCCTGAGGACTGGGCATATGACTGGGACGGCCCTGATGGCCCTCTCCCTGGAACTGGTCTCCCTGAGTGACCTACTAATCGGGCCCTGCTGCTACTCTCCCTTTCTGCCCGTATTTTCAACTTCCTAGCCTCTGTGGCCTGAGCGAACCCcacaatcttcccataattcatatctgaGTGTAAGGCCGCTGTAGCAGCCTCATTCACCACCAAAGGACTAAGACCCTGAACGAATCGCCGAACTCGAGCATCCATGGTCGACACTAACTGAGGAGCATACTTAAACAACCTCACAAACTCCATGTGGTGCTCCCAAACACTCATACTGCCCTGGTTGAGGATCTCAAACTCTGTGGCACGGGCCGCTATTGTCTCGGCATGCAAGAAGTGGTCCATGAATGCATCTACAAACTCATCCCATATAGCCGGAGGTCTTCCCTCCCTACGGGAATCCTCCCACATCTCGAACAACGAATACGCTACTCCCCTCAACCTATATGAAGCCAACCCAACCCCTTCCGTCTCTGTAGCCTCCATCACTCGAAGAGTCTtatacatttcatcaaggaaatcCTGCGGATCGGCCTCTGGGTTTGTGCCCGTGAACTCTGGAGGGGCCAACCACAGAAACTAGTTGACTCTAGAGCTGGCGGAATCCCCCTGTCCGCTGGGGGGCGCAGGGGCATCATGAGATTTCTGGTCCTGAGCGGCCACTAACTAGGTCAACATATGGATGGCTCATCTAAGGTCCCCATCAGAAACCCAGGGACCCGAAGCTGGAATTGCATCAAGATCAGGAATATCAGCGGGAGGGATGGTAGCACCCTCTGCCGCAGCTGGAACAGGAATACTTGGATCTGGAATAGATGGGCCAGGCAGATTCGAGATGGGGGAGTAACTCTCACCCACGACATCGGGTATATGATTCACAGCCACACTTGGGGTGGCATTGGCCCCGAGGCCAAGTCTAGctctcttcttaggtgccattactGAAAATTTGGAATAGAGCACGAGTTAGATGTAAATACTTCCACTTTTCACTTCACCACATGATATAGAGTAACAAAGAAGAAGGTAATTTCCTAAAtgcccatgtagcctccaacttatagatgtgttcgacaacacaccgataaggaggactctactagacacggctcagagacatcctaggacactttaaaaacttaggctctgataccaagtttgtcacaccccaaaaaccaaggggcgcgaccggcgctcgactGGGTAACCCCCAGCCAAGcgaacctgggtgcctttcctattccatgTGATACCCTGCGTTTCCATCACCCATTAAccagtgaaatagccatttataaatttaaacacattcttacgagatttacataacatgCATAGTTACTTagcatggtttaccagttatactgcccaaaatacataagtacataacccacgtttcctgtctacggagcatCTAAATATAACTAAAAAATAATACGGAAATGTCGGTaataaggctccggctataccttacacaaataccaaaataagactccgggaagaaaagcggcatgagccacgcagggccccgagaggaaaggggctcaccaattcagctgacgggaggtaaaggagtgctactgtcggtAGGCTGAAGTacctgttatggaaccacctacaatcataacacgaatgtagcgcccccgacaaaagggacgtcaatacatttgaattgtactggtatgtataaacaaactttaccccaagtaaaatcaagaagtACACaaataacaaacagtaatagaatcaataATCAAATGCATATGAAAGGAACAACCAGAGCCAAACAACTCCACAATCTCtcattttcccctttcaacattatttcatcacatcaatggtttcacaacattcacatatttttatttcaatagtgattttgaTCACTTTTCcgcccttattacctcggccacccttattacctcggtcacccttatcaccacaacccacacctatttacttcgtgttgcggcacgcaacccgatcccaccggacaatcatatttcacacaacaacaacaacaattcataaAGAGTGctcataaacatcaataccaattCCAACATATACAATAACCCATACACAATTCAAGTCACAATGATAATTGCCCATAaaaagtcacgtatgatattgacacagttgtttcaattgtatcaattacgatttcttccATCGTTTGTTCCATAGCTCTTACCACGTAACACATTCATAACCACACGCACTTGTGTTATTGCCATTTTACTCACACCACAATAACAGAAAACTTAACCAATAAC
Proteins encoded:
- the LOC138869040 gene encoding uncharacterized protein, with the protein product MVRERVLLQVSSMKVVMRFEKKDNLSPRYIGPFERIGKVAYKLSLPPSLSAVHPVFHVFMLRKYYGNSSHVLDFSTVQLDEDSTYIEEPMAILDRHVQKLGSMDVASVKVQRRGHPVEDATWEAEQDMHSHYLHLFNTSGMSLCTFKDERLF
- the LOC138869041 gene encoding uncharacterized protein, yielding MEKVKIILERLKAAQSRQKSYADIRRRKLEFQVDDWVFLRVSPMKGVMRFGKNGKLSPRYVGPYRVTQMIGQVAYRLELPPEMSLVHPVFHVSMLKKVVGDPSTIVPIEAIEVNEELSYEEISVAILDRQVRKLRNKEVALVKVLWQSQQVEEATWEAESEMKEKYPHLFEQV